A segment of the Mercurialis annua linkage group LG4, ddMerAnnu1.2, whole genome shotgun sequence genome:
GCATTATTGGCTTCCTATTTGTTTTTTTGATCTTAGAAACCTGATTTGACTCAGCAGCTGTAAATATATTTGAAGAATGAGGTTATAGAATTGATATAATATTTGTTACATTTTAGTACATTCAgttgatattttttgtttattcttGCACTCAACTGCAATTTACCTACTAATAAGATACCTCACAAGTCACAACAAACACATTCTGATTAAAAATAGCGAGGTCatattttttacaagaatatgttataaattatatagagttttggagtttaatttttttttttttaaaatgaaaataaaacactaACATGTAGAACTCGAGAATTTTCATGCGAGAATCCCGGATCAATTAGGATGGGCTATGTCCAAAAAGAATCATCTAATCCGCACTATTGCgcgttaatttttaaaaaataggtaaaaattaaataatttttaattactcaCTTCGAAGTGAACTTAGAATAACAGATACATTTTGAGAttataattgaataattaaCAGTTGCCTCACTGCAAAAATAATTGCTACTTTTAATGAATGTATTCTCCATTGCATAGTTTTACAATTAATTTGCAATATAAAGTGTAATTAAGTTTAAGTTCATATTTACAGGATTTATTAATTCATTCTAAGGCTCTTTATTTATTGAATGTGCCGAAGGGCGTGAGTATGAATTAGAagcaaataaaattcaataaataatttataaattaaaaatccgaaataaaaaaaaattggaccaTTTCTCGATTTATGCGTGTCATCCTTGCGCAGGGGCCATGCTAATCTTCTCTGTATCGTTCCAATTTTATCGGATGTCCCCGAAGGGACAATGtaaagtgtttctccttttagttTATAAAGCACAGCATATACGTCTGCTGGGGCGATGTGGGATTGCACTATTTTACTGgaatacagtcgaccctctaatagttaatattctataaattaataattctaataattaataaaaaattgagagaaccaacttcgttccacgtcggataattaataattctattatttaataattaataaaatttaaaatatattatacatgaatattaattattagagagatttttttaaagaaatatataacaattgatgatttatttgaggcaatactaaccttaaatcataaagtggaagttaaaataccatcaaattatgactttcttatctttttgagaaattttaaaagaagttattagataaacaaattaaagtaaataaagtatctctaatataaaaaatattaaaaaaaaatttattttatgaatacgACTTCTTAATAATCATTTTTTGGTTTggtatcaattgatattttttaaattgaatataaaattgtttcttttaaattgagtgattgtaaagtgtatttagttagtttttttataatataatattaatattaggtctattaatgtagatgctttaaaatattttttataatttttttatataaattcaataaattaataattctaataattaataaatttttgatccaccatgtgtattaattatcagagggtcgactgtattgGTAATTTGATCAAGTATATCTTAAGTTATAAATAATTCTTAAATCAAACAGAAGTGCTAATGAAGCAAATTATTTCTTTGCAAATCCTCCTGTGTCTTAACTAGGCTGTTTTATTTTGATGCAGTCTTATGTTCAAATTAAAACTACTGAACCAAAACATTATTGAACTTTGTTTAAAGGCATAAGAACTTTTTTAacaggaaaataaaataaattatacttttaaatcgttgtaaatttaaataacaaattataaatgtatgagataaataaatatattttcttttatggGATCACgtataaagtttttttttcttctcaataaaaataaaaattattcattttaattttccaaatcaatcctcaattttaattgatatcgataatttttttaagtttgaataaaaatgagagcaaatttataaaagaaagcTATCGCAGATGGTATAGATCATCCTCTTCAATATATTGATAAGAGTAAGACTAAAATTCAATTGTTTCAATACAAAATTTCTTCCCAGTTGGTTTTCAGAAATAATAGAAAGAAAGTGAAGCATTCATCCTCTATTCCAGACTTCTAGTACCTGTTGATCTGATTTAACTACTATACATAAACTTGTCATAAACTTATATACCTGCGCACAAGCACGTAATCGGGTTAAATACTTTGCAAGTTGCcgaactatcaatttatttcaaaaaaattaacgaattttaatttattttaaaaaattatcgaactttcaatttatttcaaaaaggatttcgaactttcaatttattttaaaaaggatatcgaactttaatttatttcgaaAAGGTTATCAAACTatctatttattaaaaaaagaatatcaaacattttttgttttgaaaaaacaaaaagatattgaattttaatttattttaaaaaaaagttatcaaACTatctatttattataaaaatgttaccaaatatttttttgttttttaaagtttatcCCAAGATTTGGTTTGTCCTctcaacttgtaagtaatgggcaattaacacataaattaattttatggataTATCAGTCATGAACTTGATAAATGGTCAATTAACtccattttgacaaattaatttataagttgAAGCGGAAAATTGCCAATTGAGGAGACAATTAGTTTACAAATTGAGGggataaattgccaaaatgcaattaattaactataattacTAAGTTCATGACTGGTTtacccacaaaattaatttatgtgataATTGTCCATTGCTTCCAAGCTGAGGGGTCAAATTGTTATTTAAGTCATTTTTCAAAGGTACAATTTAGATCTTGCCCCTTAAATAAATAACCAGCTACCTAATCCTACTCTTACCAACACCAGCAAAACCTTATGAAATTATCCGAAATTCAGTATAATTTACTTATAAAATGCACATTTATTATAATCTCAAATTATCAAGTATTGTAGGCGTATTAAACTTCATCAAACAGAGGGGaacaaaatttataagttaGCAAAAATCAAAATTGTAGATCTAAATAGTGGACCCTTAACTCTTCATTGATGTCTATGCCTCCACTACTTTCTTCCATTGTGTAATAATACTAGGATTTCAGGGAACTTTGCAAATTCACCTTTTCATAGATTTTGCCTTCTTTTTTACCGACTGAACCAAGGTTGAGAGCTCAGGCTTCTCACTTTCTTTTACACCTCTAAACTGCGACTTCTCATTTTTATTAGCCTTACCATTTGAGGGTATCTGAACTTTCTTCGACTTTGACTTAATGGATCTTACTAACGCTGATATTTCGTGCTTCTCCTTCTTCGATGATGCAACAACATCAGAATTTATGTGCTCACTTCTGTTTGCATCCGGCTCGTTAGTGGGCAACTCAGATTTTGTGGGTTGTTTTTTGTGCTCTTCTTCAGCTTCTTCCGGTCTATCACCCTTGTGCTGTCTCTTTGTCGTCTGCCTAGCATACGCAGCACTCCTGCAACATCCAATCTCAACTATTAGTTACACTAACGAGCAGGCTATAGTAAACCAGAATCTTCTGAGTTTAAGAACTTAAATaagatatttaattattaaataactcAATCTTCGTACTCTGATAAGCCATTTTTATGtacttatataaaataaagGAACAATATATTGGAAAATACCTTTTGAACTGTGGATCTGTAGGATCCAATGCAAAAAGAGGCGAATTGAAGAGAGCTGAAAACCGTGGATCACTATAATCAACGGGCGGTACTTTATTCTCATCTGGAACTTCTTTCCCTCTTTTACCCTTTGCTTTCTTACGTTTCATATTATATCCTTTTACACCATTATCAACTTCATTATCATCAGCAAGCAACAACTCAAGCTCTGCTTGGGTTGCTTCTGCTTCTTTATCTGTATCCTCAACTTGCTTTTCTTCTTTGTCGCTCTTAGCTCGGCCATCCTTCTTTCGCTTCTTCACTGATGGTTCTTCAACAAAGAAGTCatcgtcttcttcttcttctgtcaTTTTTTCATCAGCATCACTACTCTCGTCCTCTGATGAATgctttgatttcatttttcgAGCTTTCTTTTTCTCTTGTTGTTTCCTGAGGTGAGCTTCCCAAACAGTTTCAGATTTCTTATCCCGTTTTTCTAGAATGCGCTTGCTTAGACCCTCTAAACCACTGTGGAAAGTTATCTCCATATCTTGGCCTTCATCCTCATTCTCTCCATCTGAACCATCGCCAGACTGGATTAAAGCACGATACTTATCCCgctttttatcctttttatcTGCTTCTCCCTCagcaccatcatcatcatcgtcaCTTTCACTCTCATCAGAAGCTAAATACTCCTTCAGCTCCATTTCAGCCATCTGAATGGAAGTTATTGTCAATATAcagaaaaaaagaaatagaacATTAAAAGGTTTCCAACAAGTGAAGAAGAGAGGTACATTAAAAAGTTTCCAACAAGTTAAGATTCGCATGATTTTTCTTAGCAAAATATGGTAGCTTATGTCATATTTAACTGCCGTTATGCCACCAGTATAGCATCAATTGACATTCCTTATAGAAGAATTTAGATAGTGATCTTATGTCGAGAAAATAATGCTTCTAACCAATATATGAGATCCATAAGTGAAAAAAATGTTCCAAACAGTAAAAACCAATAAAGCAAATGAGTCCCTTCAATATAGTTTAATTAATGTCATAGATACACCTAGTAAGTAGCCCGTCTACCCCATCCCATATTCAGCAAACACATTTGCAACTAATCACCCACAATAATTCAATATATGAAACAGCCTCAATGAAAACTAAGAGAACCACAGCAAAGGTTCCAGATATAACTTGCTTAGATTTCCACCAAAGTGAATCAGAGATGCATATTACATAATGTTTACTAGAAAGCAGAATATTGACAGATTTGACATACCTGATCAGCAGTAAATTTTCGGTTTAATGTCTTTACACGCTGCGGTTCATCTTCATCCCAAGAAATAGGGATGTTACTATGCTGCAGCGCTTTAGTATGGAAATCCAATCCTTCATAATTTGTAGGTGCCTGAGCAGAGGATAAATATTT
Coding sequences within it:
- the LOC126678923 gene encoding pre-rRNA-processing protein ESF1, coding for MGLKNSDKKMNRKSKNKHEPVKESENHNEDGGSGGRRGKKLISDPRFASVHSDPRFQKVPRHKSKVEIDSRFNRMFTDKSFSGSSAPSDPRGKAKKQRPESFLRHYYRVEEEVEKQGKEIETKVSTEVEDEESESEEELEKFDDVAVQSGLINSSESEASESDSEEDGEAESTTDEEDDDKVIFEEDDGTDVEEENIPTIEDGTRRLAVVNLDWRHVRAVDLYVVLRSFLPKDGDIVSVAVYPSEFGLQRMKEEEIHGPVGLFDDDKKKKNDNDDDVNEDDDDDDDDEDEDDNDEIDEVKLREYEKCRLRYYYAVVECDSLATAEHLYKSCDGVEFERSSNVFDLRFIPDSMEFKHPPRDVAKEAPTNYEGLDFHTKALQHSNIPISWDEDEPQRVKTLNRKFTADQMAEMELKEYLASDESESDDDDDGAEGEADKKDKKRDKYRALIQSGDGSDGENEDEGQDMEITFHSGLEGLSKRILEKRDKKSETVWEAHLRKQQEKKKARKMKSKHSSEDESSDADEKMTEEEEDDDFFVEEPSVKKRKKDGRAKSDKEEKQVEDTDKEAEATQAELELLLADDNEVDNGVKGYNMKRKKAKGKRGKEVPDENKVPPVDYSDPRFSALFNSPLFALDPTDPQFKRSAAYARQTTKRQHKGDRPEEAEEEHKKQPTKSELPTNEPDANRSEHINSDVVASSKKEKHEISALVRSIKSKSKKVQIPSNGKANKNEKSQFRGVKESEKPELSTLVQSVKKKAKSMKR